The genomic DNA gTCCGCCCGGACTCTCTCCTCCTACGCTCCCTCGCTGGGACGGACTATGATGCGAGGAAGGGAAGCGAGGATGCATTTTAAAACGACCCCAGTGTGATGTCAGCGTGTGATGTCACCGTGTGATCTCACCGTGTGCAGCTGGTGCTGGCTCAGCGTGGGCGGGGCGTTGTAGAAGTGCAGGACAGCGGACGCCGGTTGGATGATGTTCCTgctgctctgtgattggctgaagcGGTTGTTTCTGCTCAGACTGAAGTCCTGGAAGCTGCAGCTGCCGTCGCTCAGAACAAACTCCTGACTGGGAATCACCGCCTGCTGCTTGGACACactgagaggggggaacgaGGGGGGGACGGGACGGGGGACGGGGGACGGGGACTGTAAGTATCATCTGGAAATGTACTAGTactagttaaagtattaaaagtaaagaataaTTAGTGAAACGCTGTATATggagaatacacacacacacacgcgcgcgcacacacacacacacacacacacacacagagacacagacacacacagacacacacacacacacacacacacacacacacacacacacacacacacacacacacacacacacacacacacacacacacacacacacacacacacacacacacacacacacacacacacacacacacacacacacacacactcacacacactgagacacacagacacacagacacacacacacacacacacacacacacatatatacacacacacacacacacacacacacacacacacacacacacacacagagacacacacactcacacactgacacactgacacactgacaaacacacacacacacacacacacacacacagacacagacacacacacacacacacacacacacacagacacacatacacacatatatacacacacacacacacacacacacacacaggcacacacacacacacacacacacacacacacacacacacacacacacacacacacacacacacacacacacacacagggtttcTCAGGACTCACCAGACGTTGAGTTTCTTCCCGAGCACCGTGATGGCGTGCAGGTGAGTCACGGCTCGGTCCACGGCGTACTCGTCTCCCATCTCCACCAGCGCCGTGCCGGGAACGCTCTTCATGAACTTCACCTGCAGATAACAACCAATCAGGTCGCAGAGATTATTGCTATCAGATGACTGACGGCAAAGGCTTtcatacaaacacactgtaTATATCTACggtgagggggaggggacggctCACACCTTCTCCACGTTGCCGTAGAGACAGAAGAGGTTGAAGATGCGGCTGCAGTTCATCTTGGCAGGATGGAGGCCGCTTGCCATGGCAACGGAGCTGGAAGCGGCGTGGCccaggaaggaggaggaggaggaggaggaggaggaggaagtctTAGGCAGGATCAGCGGGTAGGAGACGATGTTGTGCACCTCCTCACTGCTCCTCCTGTAGCGGCTGTTGGCAGGCAGCAGGGGGCGCTGTGGGCCTGCAGGGACACACAGTCAGCATAGAGCTATATACAACTAAagctgtaaagtaactagtaactaaagctggaacagatgaatggagtGGAgttaaaagtccaatatttctcatttctctctgaaatgtagcggagtagaagtagaaagtggcatgaaaagaaaagactcaagtaaagtacaagtacctcaacatttggactgaaggacagtactggagtacatgtacttagttacattataCCTCTGCTactatgtttacattttaagttGCGTTTttgaaacaaagacacacagatggacagacagagagagagacagacagacagacagacagacagacagacacacagacacagacagacagacagacacagacagagaaagagacagagagagagagacagacagacagacagacagacagacagacggacagacagacggacggacagacagacggacagacggacagacggacagacggacagacagacggacagacagacagacggacagacagacggacagacacacagacagacagaccgtaGCTGTTGGATGGATGCTCTCCCAGGATGGCCTGACGCTGCCTCCCTTTTCCtcgctctgcacacacacacacacattatcacacacacacacacacacacacacacacacacacacacacacacacacacacacacacacacgagagaagTGTGTCTTGgtgtacatttttttccagCCCCCCAGGCTGCAGTTTAACCTTTGATTCTCGCTGAGCTCCATCCTGCATCACCTCGGCAACCCCCTCTATTACTTCACCatgcagttatttaaagaacaaTATGAAGGTCACATTGAACGTTCAGGATCATAACAAACACCACTCTTCACCCCCAGAAGAGAGGGAgtagtgtgtgtatctgtgtgtgtgtgtgtgtgtgtgtgtgtgtgtgtgtgtgtgtatgtgtatgtgtgtgtgtgtgtgtgtgtgtgtgtgtgtgtgtgtgtgtgtgtgtgtgtgtgtgtgtgtgtgtgtgtgtgtgtgtgtgtgtgtcctacctCGCTGCAGGAGGAAGGATTTGGTGTAATCCCAGCTGCTGTTGTCATTGCGGAGGACGTTCAGTCTGTTGGGCTGCAGGGGGCGACAGAGCACAGCACCtctgggtgggtgtgtgtgcgtacgtgtgtgcgtgtgcgtgggCATAAGACTGAGTGTGTGTAAAGAGAGGTGAAGTCCCTCCCTTTCCGCTGGACCCCATGGGACTTTATTTCGGAAAACATCTGTCCGGTAGTGAACGGGGGAGAGACAAGTAATGTTTAGATCCTGTTTGAactgagccatgaattacacacatgatgtttgacagtttaaaagatgatttagcGAGTAAAGAAAGTGtcagtttgttgtgtgtttgtcgtagtaccacttagtttagtgtgaaacTGCTcggtgaactacatctctcgtctctcacaatatacagtacatcaccTACCTAGCTTATGTTCCCcatatagacagtatataagaatggaccaccaggtcacttgtctctggacggagaccagtgacgtctctttcccggtgttAGTTGGAGGCTTTTAAGTGTATCATAGACAACAGGAAGTGCTGTCTACGTTAGCAGTAACTTAACGGATGGTAGAAAATCTATGAGAATCCCATATAATAAGTGTTTGAATCCCTTTTCTCTGCTTACATTATTGGAGTTTAAGAGATATATAGCCATATGCTgactattgtttattttatgttcGGTAATGTCTCTTAGTGCGCAAGAAGGAATGAGTGTATACATATATTTcctttattcatttgtattttgttcctCTCTTTTCTAGAAACCACACTCACACTCAAACGTACACAAAGGAACCAGGAAGAAataaacggaaaaagaacatctctcagctcttcatttatttattcatgagaTATTTGGCCTTAAGTGGTGTTCTGGCCGACACACCTGCGTGAACTTAGTGATAAACCTATAACTAGCACCTAGACTGAGCATCTACCCCTTATCTACATTACAATTGTaatgtaactaattactctcaaatgacagtaactagtaatctataatttattgcattttagaagtaacttgcccaaaaCTGTGTGTAATTcgtggctcaattcaaacaggatctAAACAttacttgtatgtgtgtgtgtgtgtgtgtttacccgaGCGTATTCGATCTTCAGCGTGCAGCAGCCGGAGTAGATGTCGGCTCCGTTCAGAGCCAATTTGGCCTTCTGAGCATCCTCCACGGACCCAAACGTTAATGAGCTCGTTAAGGATGACTCCAgcagccagccaatcagagaggaaCAACAGCAACAGCCTCCACTGTGCCTAAACAGGTCTCCATACATTTCCCTCAAGTCCAATTAGCTTTAATTCTCTTCTGTGTCTCGCAGCAGAAAAGGATTCAGCaacttttgttatttttcaagcaaaatgtTTAACATTAGCTGGTTCCAAAGATCTTTGggtattagattatttttttattataactaTTGTAAGACTTCACCATCAGGGGCGTTTTTCACAGATGTCTGACGTTTTTATAGCCTCAACAATTgatacatttagaaaataatcGGCAGATTATTGCAGCCCTCGGATAAATCTACAAGTGAGAGAAAATTACCCGTATGGAttttccttttagtttaacatgaaaccgccctgaaatcaccatcactaaactccaccagactccatgtaaataatcaggacttttagcgtgtatagagccagcatatcgccaccagactccatgtaaataatcaggacttttagcgtgtatagagccagcatatctccaccagactccatgtaaataatcaggacttttagcgtgtatagagccagcatatctccacatgtaaatgtgtgaattaagggtttatttcaaccaaaccagagtggtgattgttggaaccgtggaaagatgaaccaagatggcttttaatagttttatttagtttctgtccactttgaatgaagtgtgttcatggggctgtttcatgttaaactaaaaggatcttcctctttaactaaaaggtctatctctgtagggatcctttcataatgttgtcagacccttagaataataatctgagtctgtcagcagcaacaaacaacttttagtggacgctgactaaGTATGATTTTGAATGCAATACCTTCCCTTCTAACAGAGTATTTAAACACAGTCAGGATATTCCACCATGGCCTGGATGCCATTGCGTTTGAAGATGACGATGCGCACGACGTTGACGACCGGGTTACAGACGTTGTACAGAAcatcctgagagagagagagagcgagagagagagagagagagagagagacaccaagGTAATGTCTTTCTTTATTTGCAAAATACCTAAttgtgttatataataacataataataatataataattatcgGTTGTTGATAACGGGCCAGTTTGGCTCGTAGGACCAATGTCGTTCGTTatacaacaaagacaagcatcGGTGTATTAGGGTTATGATTGCCTCCCTGGTCCCTGCAGGACTCACGGTGGTGATGGGGTACAGCGGGTTCTGGACGGACAGCAGCAGGACCTTGTTCCCGCTAGTGGGGTCGTCAGCGTTGGTGGGTCTGCTGATCCTCTGGCTGGTGGAGAAATTGAAGAAGGCCTGGCGCTCAGCGATGCACACGGCCTCGCGGGTTCCCCGCGCCACGCAGTGCCCGGCGCTCTGCACGCAGTCGAACTCCACCAGAGCCTGGCGCTTGAACGGCATCATCATCACGTAGCTGCGGACAGAGCAGAGCGGCGTTGGGGGGGTTGTATTTGTGCAAGGGTGCAGCAGATACGTTACTTATTATATAGGTATGTTTTAGCTTAGGCACGGAGGGGAATAATAACGATCAGCTTGTCAGAGgtttcctaaaaataaagattagTCTTGAATCTGAGTCGAGTCTGATGTCACCATGTGTGGGACTTGTTCCTACCAGACACTAGAAGTCGTGTGGTGTAAAGTCAGCATTAAGTGCGACTAGAGTCCGAGTCTcaaactcgagtccccatctctggtatGAAGTGAGTATTTTGAAGGTAGtaggccctattttaacgatctaaccgcacggcgtgaagtgcctggtgcaggtgtgtttagggcgtgtccaaatccacttttgctagtttgacggtagaaaaaagggtccgtgtgccgggcgcctggttctaaagggttgaccttagtgtcttcattaatcagaggtgtgttttgggcgtaacatgcaatcaaccaatcagagatcatctcccattccctttaaaagccaggcgcgtttggaccttggagcattgctgttatgatggaggatttgcaccgtaatatttgtatttgtaatcttctgcatgtgtgtgtgctgctgtgtgtccctgtgtgtgtgtgtgtgtgtgtgtgtgtgtgtgtgctgctgtgcgtccctgtgtgtgtaacaagcatagtgtgcacgtgctgtgcacgagcctaggagcattttactaatgctctgttaaaataacaatgaaatgctgcattattgactttagaccaggtttttgttggtcaatggtgccatcacttcccactgcctcaagatagcaatacgcccataatgcacctgaacacacctccctgtaagaccagcatgcccagaatgcacctgaacacacctccctgtaagaccagcacgcccagaatgcacctgaacacacctccctgtaagaccagcacgcccagaatgcacctgaacacacctccctgtaagaccagcacgcccatgggccacagatgggcgcaggtgcatttgctatttaaacgacgtgggcgctggacgggaaactgacaactatgtcggtcttaaactaacTTGTGCTGGGCTTTGCActgtgctgcgccgggtgcaagataggaccccgAGTCTCAAACTTATGTCCCCATCTCTGGTACGAAGTGAGTATTTTGAAGGTATAATGTTACCAGATGTTGCCGAACTTGCCGAGCGCCTCCACCAGATCGGCCTCCACCACGGAGTCGCAGAGCCCCCGGACGTGGACCACGGAGGACGGGGCGATGTGGTGACTGTCCTCCATGTCGTCCTGCAGAGAGAAGACAACTGAATCtctgagacaacacacacagtatttaaaCGCAGTAGGAAAAACAGATTCTTTTCAGGTTAAGGCAATATCCTGGTTGCTCAAACGCAATGTAAACACCGTACCCTGGCTCAACTCAGAGTTCTCTGAGAGTTCAGACCTAGATAACTCTTTTAATAACGGGGTTACGCGTCTGCACACGCCTCATAGTCTATAACTGCCCCTCCCCACGCCGCTGTAGTGACCCGGTACAGAAGAGAAcacgctattatttcattttatcaatgggaaacatccatgtgtacagacaaggctagcagcagcagcaccgcgtcagacacgtttctggtgtacaaagacatagaaaacaccacgcagccgccacgctcacgccacgctcatggCACGCCACACTCATGGcacgctcacgctcacgccacactcatgccacgcagccagtgtgcatgAGGCCTTAATTTATCTCACAGAGTCCTTTATTGTGACCATCtttgtctgctgtgtgttttctgtacTTCTGATACTTAACATTAAAACTGAGAATACTTGTGTacttgcaggacttttacttgcgaTGCAGTATTTCTACATGGTGTTTAGGTATTTGTTACCTCAGTAAAGAATCAGAAtacttctgcatgtgtgtctttgttcGGCTTCTATCTTGAATAACATAAAGCTTTATTGATTCTCGTGTGTCTCTGCAGACGGGACGTGATCTGTGGCTGAGACACAATGTTGACGGTTACAGTCGGAAAATCTTGACAGAGATAAGtgataaaaaacatgtttttttcccgtCTCTGTCAGGAAGTCAGCGCTGCAGGTTTTGCAGCCTGACCTGCTTTCTGCAGCAGCTTCAGATGCTCTACACCAAATGGCGGCAGGAAACGCGCCCTCGTTGGGGTTGTTTGGATGCTCTGATCTGACTCACAGCATCAGTCCTATACTTCTGTTTGTCTCAGCTCAAAGAGTCCGGTTGACtaaatgacacacaaacacacagtttccTGCATTTAAAGGGGGGATGAAGTGGAGGCGTTggtggtggaatgagctccctattgacatcaggacggcCGAAAGCCTATGCATCTTCcgccgaaggctaaaaacatctcttccgactacacctcggataaaataaaatgtatatatatttccTGACGtggatgacagttaagtttaggcaccaagaTGACTCGTTGAGCttaggaaaaagatggtggtttggatgaaaacgctcctgtgggtcgtattaaaGGGTattgtcgtatggtttggaggagtTGTTCAGAACGCCTATGGGTGACTCTGTTACGGATTATTTACAATCTACGGTCGGGTGTCTCGGCCTATCACAGCAAAGCGTGGTTGATTATTTCTgagaagtgttaaccacagactGCAGCTTCTCAGAGATGTTATGACAGGCTGTGGTCTGCTCGGACGACCCACGCTGGGTTACTCGGTTGCTATAGCAATGGCATGGCGGGAGGCGGGTGTTTGAAACATGACAGCGGGGCAtcgaggaggaagagaaggtgtTGCAGACGAAACTCATGAGTCAACCGTGGAAATGATCCAAGATATATCTTTGATTTCCAAAATGCTTCTGTTGGTTTATAATGCACTGAACGGtttatttctgatctgctgctacggGGTCAGGTCACATTTCTACgacttttcttaaaattaggccccgtggtcccacatttctacgacttttcttaaaattaggccccgtggtcccacatttctacgacttttcttaaaattaggccccgTGGTCCCACATTTTCA from Sander vitreus isolate 19-12246 chromosome 2, sanVit1, whole genome shotgun sequence includes the following:
- the LOC144531920 gene encoding heterogeneous nuclear ribonucleoprotein L-like isoform X3, translated to MGQQGAGGAQRSYVMMMPFKRQALVEFDCVQSAGHCVARGTREAVCIAERQAFFNFSTSQRISRPTNADDPTSGNKVLLLSVQNPLYPITTDVLYNVCNPVVNVVRIVIFKRNGIQAMVEFGSVEDAQKAKLALNGADIYSGCCTLKIEYARPNRLNVLRNDNSSWDYTKSFLLQRERGKGRQRQAILGEHPSNSYGPQRPLLPANSRYRRSSEEVHNIVSYPLILPKTSSSSSSSSSSFLGHAASSSVAMASGLHPAKMNCSRIFNLFCLYGNVEKVKFMKSVPGTALVEMGDEYAVDRAVTHLHAITVLGKKLNVCVSKQQAVIPSQEFVLSDGSCSFQDFSLSRNNRFSQSQSSRNIIQPASAVLHFYNAPPTLSQHQLHTLCTEHDVPAFTKFKIFDAKPASSKTLSGLLEFESKTEAVEALTVLNHHPIRTPDTSNPFTLKLCFSTSSHL
- the LOC144531920 gene encoding heterogeneous nuclear ribonucleoprotein L-like isoform X2, encoding MESEARGGYHRAAKRLRSGVEAGGEEPEAGDGAAGSRGSAEKDDMEDSHHIAPSSVVHVRGLCDSVVEADLVEALGKFGNICYVMMMPFKRQALVEFDCVQSAGHCVARGTREAVCIAERQAFFNFSTSQRISRPTNADDPTSGNKVLLLSVQNPLYPITTDVLYNVCNPVVNVVRIVIFKRNGIQAMVEFGSVEDAQKAKLALNGADIYSGCCTLKIEYARPNRLNVLRNDNSSWDYTKSFLLQRERGKGRQRQAILGEHPSNSYGPQRPLLPANSRYRRSSEEVHNIVSYPLILPKTSSSSSSSSSSFLGHAASSSVAMASGLHPAKMNCSRIFNLFCLYGNVEKVKFMKSVPGTALVEMGDEYAVDRAVTHLHAITVLGKKLNVCVSKQQAVIPSQEFVLSDGSCSFQDFSLSRNNRFSQSQSSRNIIQPASAVLHFYNAPPTLSQHQLHTLCTEHDVPAFTKFKIFDAKPSSKTLSGLLEFESKTEAVEALTVLNHHPIRTPDTSNPFTLKLCFSTSSHL
- the LOC144531920 gene encoding heterogeneous nuclear ribonucleoprotein L-like isoform X4, with translation MESEARGGYHRAAKRLRSGVEAGGEEPEAGDGAAGSRGSAEKDDMEDSHHIAPSSVVHVRGLCDSVVEADLVEALGKFGNICYVMMMPFKRQALVEFDCVQSAGHCVARGTREAVCIAERQAFFNFSTSQRISRPTNADDPTSGNKVLLLSVQNPLYPITTDVLYNVCNPVVNVVRIVIFKRNGIQAMVEFGSVEDAQKAKLALNGADIYSGCCTLKIEYARPNRLNVLRNDNSSWDYTKSFLLQRERGKGRQRQAILGEHPSNSYGPQRPLLPANSRYRRSSEEVHNIVSYPLILPKTSSSSSSSSSSFLGHAASSSVAMASGLHPAKMNCSRIFNLFCLYGNVEKVKFMKSVPGTALVEMGDEYAVDRAVTHLHAITVLGKKLNVCSAPNTTFPPSPSSRSSMPNQPALRLCLVCWSLRVKLKLWRLSPSSTTIRSEHPTPPTPSP
- the LOC144531920 gene encoding heterogeneous nuclear ribonucleoprotein L-like isoform X1 encodes the protein MESEARGGYHRAAKRLRSGVEAGGEEPEAGDGAAGSRGSAEKDDMEDSHHIAPSSVVHVRGLCDSVVEADLVEALGKFGNICYVMMMPFKRQALVEFDCVQSAGHCVARGTREAVCIAERQAFFNFSTSQRISRPTNADDPTSGNKVLLLSVQNPLYPITTDVLYNVCNPVVNVVRIVIFKRNGIQAMVEFGSVEDAQKAKLALNGADIYSGCCTLKIEYARPNRLNVLRNDNSSWDYTKSFLLQRERGKGRQRQAILGEHPSNSYGPQRPLLPANSRYRRSSEEVHNIVSYPLILPKTSSSSSSSSSSFLGHAASSSVAMASGLHPAKMNCSRIFNLFCLYGNVEKVKFMKSVPGTALVEMGDEYAVDRAVTHLHAITVLGKKLNVCVSKQQAVIPSQEFVLSDGSCSFQDFSLSRNNRFSQSQSSRNIIQPASAVLHFYNAPPTLSQHQLHTLCTEHDVPAFTKFKIFDAKPASSKTLSGLLEFESKTEAVEALTVLNHHPIRTPDTSNPFTLKLCFSTSSHL
- the LOC144531920 gene encoding heterogeneous nuclear ribonucleoprotein L-like isoform X5, whose product is MESEARGGYHRAAKRLRSGVEAGGEEPEAGDGAAGSRGSAEKDDMEDSHHIAPSSVVHVRGLCDSVVEADLVEALGKFGNICYVMMMPFKRQALVEFDCVQSAGHCVARGTREAVCIAERQAFFNFSTSQRISRPTNADDPTSGNKVLLLSVQNPLYPITTDVLYNVCNPVVNVVRIVIFKRNGIQAMVEFGSVEDAQKAKLALNGADIYSGCCTLKIEYARPNRLNVLRNDNSSWDYTKSFLLQRERGKGRQRQAILGEHPSNSYGPQRPLLPANSRYRRSSEEVHNIVSYPLILPKTSSSSSSSSSSFLGHAASSSVAMASGLHPAKMNCSRIFNLFCLYGNVEKVKFMKSVPGTALVEMGDEYAVDRAVTHLHAITVLGKKLNVCSAPNTTFPPSPSSRSSMPNPALRLCLVCWSLRVKLKLWRLSPSSTTIRSEHPTPPTPSP